One region of Chryseobacterium sp. SORGH_AS_0447 genomic DNA includes:
- a CDS encoding DUF4013 domain-containing protein, which translates to MQLYKKRDFGTFISDSFAFFKQYGKNYFKNFILLNGLLLILMVIVIVLGFREFFGALVGSNISGQSYYLEQYLTDNLGMFVGLGIFLFILSTALMTINLLFPVFYMKRIAEGKTVIKTDDILTDFKSNIRKVFILYAGLTLLVMPGATVLFGITYILVFLIIGIALMLFLLPNLFNTVTFLCYDYFNGKRGFFESLSYAIRSQFSYPNGRESSPYWKYWGSTLIMGLLFYVVSSIFTAVPMIIYIVKLSTTAPDGNFEQNPMAGNFGMVFFVIYGISSLVSTLLMNVLYINSGLMYYDSRTDLHQKVELAEIETIGNNE; encoded by the coding sequence ATGCAGCTTTATAAAAAAAGAGATTTCGGAACTTTTATCAGTGACAGTTTTGCTTTCTTTAAACAATACGGAAAAAATTATTTTAAAAACTTTATTCTCCTGAACGGATTGCTCCTGATCCTGATGGTTATTGTGATCGTCTTAGGTTTCAGAGAATTTTTCGGGGCACTTGTCGGCTCGAATATCAGCGGGCAGAGCTATTATCTGGAACAGTATTTAACCGATAACTTGGGAATGTTTGTGGGGTTGGGAATTTTTCTGTTTATTCTTTCAACGGCGTTAATGACGATCAATCTTCTTTTTCCCGTTTTTTACATGAAAAGAATCGCAGAAGGGAAAACTGTTATAAAAACAGATGACATTTTAACTGATTTTAAAAGCAATATCAGAAAAGTCTTTATACTTTATGCAGGTTTAACCTTATTGGTAATGCCAGGTGCAACTGTGCTTTTCGGGATTACCTATATCCTTGTTTTCCTAATTATTGGTATTGCCTTAATGCTTTTTTTGCTGCCCAATCTGTTTAATACGGTCACTTTTCTATGCTATGATTATTTTAACGGAAAGAGAGGCTTTTTCGAAAGCTTAAGCTATGCCATCCGTTCACAGTTTTCATACCCAAATGGACGCGAAAGTTCACCCTACTGGAAATACTGGGGTTCTACCCTTATCATGGGGCTCCTGTTTTATGTTGTAAGCAGTATTTTTACGGCTGTACCAATGATTATTTATATCGTAAAGCTAAGTACAACTGCTCCTGACGGAAATTTTGAGCAGAATCCTATGGCTGGAAATTTCGGGATGGTATTCTTTGTTATTTATGGCATCTCGTCACTTGTTTCTACTTTGCTGATGAATGTTTTATACATAAATTCAGGACTGATGTATTATGATAGCCGTACTGATCTGCACCAGAAAGTGGAACTGGCAGAAATAGAAACCATCGGGAATAATGAATAA
- a CDS encoding DUF58 domain-containing protein, translated as MKNLYINTRFFFALIAVGILYVFAFFFPVVMVAAHILLLLCFLAAMVDWLLIFNQKKGISAQRILPEKLSNGDENPVKIDIKNNYSFPIHANVIDEIPFQFQKRDFLIKKRIEPGKNTFFQYILEPKERGEYNFGSLHIYVSSPLGFVSKRFSFQKDANLPAYPSFIHLRKYELMALQSEFLLDGIKRIRKLGHTMEFEQIKDYVPGDDIRTINWKATSKTNRLMVNQFQDEKSQRIFMLIDKGRTMKMPFNGLSLLDYSINATMALSHIILKKGDRAGMMTFSKKTENKVAAENKSGQLRKISEALYNIKTDFFESDFNRLYQDVKYSLNQRSLVLLFTNFETLDGLNRQLKYLRGIAKNHLLVVVFFKNSELQTLIHKNPESMQEIYDEIIAEKFEFEKKLIIQELRKYGIYTVYTLPENLNIDVINKYLEIKARGIL; from the coding sequence ATGAAGAACTTATATATCAATACACGCTTTTTCTTCGCACTCATTGCAGTGGGGATACTGTATGTTTTTGCATTTTTCTTTCCGGTCGTTATGGTGGCTGCTCATATTCTTCTGCTGTTGTGCTTTCTGGCGGCAATGGTAGACTGGCTTCTTATATTCAATCAGAAAAAGGGGATTTCGGCCCAGAGAATTCTGCCTGAAAAATTATCGAATGGCGATGAAAATCCGGTAAAAATCGATATTAAAAATAATTATAGCTTTCCTATCCATGCCAATGTGATTGATGAAATTCCGTTCCAGTTTCAGAAGAGGGATTTTTTGATTAAGAAACGGATCGAACCGGGTAAAAATACTTTCTTCCAGTATATTCTCGAACCCAAAGAAAGAGGGGAATACAATTTCGGAAGCTTGCATATTTATGTTTCGTCACCTTTAGGCTTCGTTTCAAAAAGGTTCAGCTTTCAGAAAGATGCAAACCTGCCGGCCTATCCGTCATTTATCCATTTGAGGAAATATGAGCTGATGGCATTGCAGAGCGAATTTCTGTTAGACGGAATTAAAAGGATCAGGAAACTGGGCCACACTATGGAATTTGAGCAAATTAAAGACTATGTGCCGGGTGATGATATCCGGACGATCAACTGGAAAGCAACGTCCAAAACAAATCGTCTGATGGTCAACCAGTTTCAGGACGAAAAGTCCCAGCGTATTTTCATGCTGATCGATAAAGGCCGAACGATGAAGATGCCCTTCAACGGATTGAGCCTGCTGGATTATTCGATCAATGCGACGATGGCATTATCCCATATTATCCTAAAAAAAGGAGACCGTGCCGGGATGATGACTTTTTCTAAAAAAACGGAAAATAAAGTCGCTGCGGAAAATAAATCGGGACAGCTGAGGAAAATTTCGGAAGCACTCTACAACATCAAAACAGATTTTTTTGAAAGCGATTTCAATAGGTTATATCAGGATGTAAAATATTCTCTGAACCAAAGGAGCCTGGTGTTGTTATTCACCAATTTTGAAACCCTTGACGGTCTCAACCGCCAGCTGAAATATCTGCGCGGAATTGCCAAGAACCATTTGCTGGTCGTAGTTTTCTTTAAAAATTCTGAATTGCAGACCTTAATTCACAAAAATCCAGAAAGCATGCAGGAGATTTATGATGAAATTATCGCAGAAAAATTTGAGTTCGAAAAAAAGCTGATCATCCAGGAGCTCCGCAAATATGGGATTTATACCGTTTATACACTGCCTGAAAATTTGAACATCGATGTCATCAATAAATATCTCGAAATTAAGGCGAGAGGGATTTTATAG
- a CDS encoding DUF4129 domain-containing protein, protein MNKLTFLLLIFFTVGHTSAQTESGPPPTSAEVYVDSIDTGHYRNMYRADSVLQKNPVSENTVYPKNFKPNVPSRYNGKDFDYTTVKPRMSFWEKLMDKIGRLLDSIFGKTIFTKTGNVAGVLIRFFAILLVGFLLYFIVKYLIANGGFSLFGKKNRKVDIREEELHENIHEINFPESILKFEKSGDFRSAVRYQFLFILKKLSDKKLITWNPEKTNKDYLAELKVPHLKNQFYDLSYIFDYVWYGEFTIDEASYMKFKDQYQSFKP, encoded by the coding sequence ATGAATAAGCTGACTTTTTTATTACTGATTTTTTTCACCGTTGGGCATACCTCTGCTCAGACGGAAAGTGGCCCGCCTCCGACGTCAGCAGAAGTATATGTTGATTCTATCGATACCGGACATTACCGAAATATGTACCGTGCGGATTCTGTTCTGCAGAAAAATCCGGTCAGTGAAAATACAGTATATCCTAAAAATTTTAAACCTAATGTGCCATCCCGTTATAACGGGAAAGATTTCGATTATACGACAGTAAAGCCCCGGATGTCTTTCTGGGAAAAACTAATGGATAAAATCGGCCGGCTGCTGGATAGTATTTTCGGAAAAACCATTTTTACGAAAACAGGAAACGTAGCTGGTGTTTTAATCCGGTTTTTTGCCATTCTGCTTGTCGGTTTCCTATTGTATTTTATTGTTAAATATTTAATTGCAAACGGTGGATTTTCACTGTTTGGCAAGAAAAACAGGAAAGTAGACATCAGAGAGGAAGAGCTGCATGAAAACATTCACGAGATCAATTTTCCGGAGAGCATCCTGAAGTTTGAGAAATCTGGTGATTTCCGTTCGGCGGTACGGTATCAGTTCTTATTTATCCTGAAAAAACTGAGTGATAAAAAATTAATCACCTGGAACCCTGAAAAAACAAATAAAGATTATCTGGCAGAACTGAAAGTTCCCCATCTGAAAAACCAGTTCTACGATCTTTCCTATATTTTCGATTATGTATGGTACGGAGAATTTACCATCGATGAAGCGAGCTATATGAAATTCAAGGACCAGTACCAGTCATTTAAACCGTAA
- a CDS encoding phosphodiester glycosidase family protein, with the protein MITVSFGTAVLSCGRKVGHEDDFVIFKVNPKTEPVSFYWKDDDVTILKNINNLKSKIERDKKELKFAMNGGMFNIDNSPKGLYIENFKILNPIDTLSSGKGNFYLHPNGVFYLTKNNDAGIIQTKDFRLYSNIKQATQSGPVLLVDGKINPIFQEKSKNTNIRNGVGILKDGNIVFIMSKKEVNFYNFASVFKEFGCKTALYLDGFVSRTYCPEKKWIQKDGNFGVIIGVTKSKK; encoded by the coding sequence TTGATCACGGTATCTTTTGGTACTGCTGTTTTATCCTGTGGTAGAAAAGTTGGACATGAGGATGATTTTGTAATATTTAAAGTAAATCCTAAAACTGAACCTGTTTCTTTTTACTGGAAAGACGATGATGTGACAATTCTCAAAAACATCAATAATCTAAAGAGTAAAATTGAGCGGGATAAAAAAGAATTAAAGTTTGCGATGAATGGTGGAATGTTTAACATAGACAATTCTCCAAAAGGGCTGTACATTGAAAATTTTAAAATCCTGAATCCTATCGATACCTTATCATCAGGCAAAGGTAATTTTTATCTTCATCCTAACGGTGTATTTTATCTTACAAAAAATAATGATGCCGGAATAATTCAGACAAAAGATTTCAGATTGTATTCCAATATAAAACAAGCTACCCAATCAGGCCCAGTTTTGCTGGTTGATGGGAAAATCAATCCTATTTTTCAGGAAAAATCCAAAAATACGAACATTAGAAACGGAGTAGGGATTTTGAAAGATGGAAATATCGTTTTCATCATGTCTAAAAAAGAAGTAAATTTTTATAATTTTGCTTCTGTATTCAAAGAGTTTGGGTGCAAAACAGCTTTGTATCTTGACGGTTTTGTTTCAAGAACCTATTGCCCCGAGAAAAAGTGGATACAGAAAGACGGAAATTTTGGAGTCATAATCGGGGTAACAAAATCAAAAAAATAA
- a CDS encoding OsmC family protein, producing MKISLNRINDDFLFECTNSQGNSILLDNTTQPGAKGVSPMESVLMAVAGCSGIDVVAILKKQRQEITGFQAEVEGERIPVDDAKPFKSIKVKFLLEGNIDPKKAYKAAQLSFEKYCSVSKTLEPNVEIGYEVFVNGEIAEA from the coding sequence ATGAAAATATCACTTAACAGAATCAACGACGATTTTTTATTTGAATGTACCAACTCCCAGGGAAATTCAATTCTTCTCGATAATACGACACAGCCCGGTGCAAAAGGAGTTTCCCCGATGGAAAGTGTCCTGATGGCCGTGGCCGGATGCAGCGGAATCGATGTGGTTGCTATTCTTAAAAAGCAGCGGCAGGAAATTACCGGTTTCCAGGCTGAAGTGGAGGGGGAAAGAATTCCCGTTGATGATGCAAAACCTTTTAAATCCATCAAAGTAAAATTTCTTCTGGAAGGGAATATCGATCCTAAGAAAGCCTACAAAGCGGCTCAGCTTTCCTTTGAAAAATACTGCTCGGTTTCCAAAACACTGGAACCGAATGTAGAAATCGGATACGAAGTTTTCGTCAACGGAGAAATTGCAGAAGCATAA
- a CDS encoding MoxR family ATPase: MENLDNPNTEPQSFINLDKKEEPFHSRIDMLELRVSLEKVKSEIAKVIVGQESMIEHLLAALLSNGHVLIEGVPGVAKTITAKLLAKTIDVGFSRIQFTPDLMPSDILGTSVFSVKNSEFEFKKGPIFSNFILIDEINRSPAKTQAALFEVMEERQITMDGMRYTMEEPFLVVATQNPIEHEGTYRLPEAQLDRFLFKINVGYPNLEQEIAIIRNQHESKQEDKTEVVNKVITAQQLKTYQQLVKEIIVEAQLMEYIAKIIINTRENQFLYLGASPRASLALLTASKAFAALRGRDFVTPEDIKEASYAVLRHRVIVSPEREMEGLTADEIIRQILEGIEIPR; the protein is encoded by the coding sequence ATGGAAAACTTAGATAACCCGAATACAGAGCCTCAAAGCTTCATTAATCTGGATAAAAAAGAAGAGCCGTTTCATTCGCGGATTGATATGCTTGAGCTTCGCGTGAGCCTTGAAAAAGTAAAATCCGAAATCGCCAAAGTTATTGTCGGTCAGGAAAGCATGATTGAGCATCTTTTAGCCGCGCTTCTGTCTAATGGACACGTCCTGATCGAAGGGGTTCCGGGAGTTGCCAAAACCATTACGGCAAAGCTTTTGGCCAAAACAATTGATGTAGGATTCAGCAGGATTCAGTTTACGCCGGATCTTATGCCTTCCGATATTTTAGGAACCTCCGTTTTCAGTGTCAAAAATTCCGAGTTTGAATTTAAAAAAGGCCCGATTTTCTCAAATTTCATTCTGATTGATGAGATCAACCGTTCACCGGCCAAAACCCAGGCCGCTTTGTTTGAAGTAATGGAAGAGAGGCAGATCACGATGGACGGAATGCGCTATACAATGGAAGAACCATTCCTGGTAGTCGCCACCCAAAACCCGATCGAGCATGAAGGGACCTACCGGCTTCCTGAAGCACAGCTCGACCGTTTTTTATTCAAGATCAATGTTGGTTATCCGAATCTTGAGCAGGAAATTGCGATCATCCGGAATCAGCATGAAAGTAAACAGGAAGATAAGACCGAAGTGGTGAACAAGGTAATCACCGCTCAGCAGTTAAAGACTTACCAGCAGCTGGTAAAAGAAATCATTGTGGAAGCCCAGCTGATGGAGTATATTGCGAAGATCATTATCAATACAAGGGAAAACCAGTTCCTGTATCTGGGAGCTTCTCCAAGGGCAAGTCTCGCTTTATTAACGGCCTCTAAAGCATTCGCCGCCTTAAGAGGAAGAGACTTTGTAACACCGGAAGACATCAAAGAAGCAAGTTATGCCGTATTGAGGCATAGAGTGATCGTCTCGCCTGAGAGAGAAATGGAAGGTCTGACGGCTGATGAAATCATCCGGCAGATTTTGGAAGGAATAGAAATTCCAAGGTAA